The sequence GATGATTCACCGTTAGCGCTTTTTTGGTAGCAcatggtgttggtgtttatgAGCAGGTTCCACACGGACGGCTCACTTTTAAGCTATTCGTGACTGGTACTGAAGCAACATTGCTATTTCCTCACTATCACAGGAACCTCGGTTAGCGGAGGATGCTAATTGTTATCGGTGTAATTATAGTTGTAAGGAGGGTTTTTTTGGTAATTCATCACCACTTTTGAGTAGAATGTTGACACTTTCCTCAGAAGTGGTCATTTCTACGGTCACTGCACCTTCAGAAATGTCTGAATGAAAAACTAGCTAGATAAACCATTAGCCTCTTTTTAGCTAGGAGGGGAGGTGTAATTTGTGTTCTCAGAGCTGATTGGTTGCTAAGCTCAGCTGGCAGTTAGAATTCGAATTGTGGAGCGTTCCATTTGTGTATGTTAACGGGGGGTGGGATGTTCATTTTTGGCTGAAGTTTttcaaattttaaataaattgtaaacacAGCATGATGGATGTTAAAGAGACCAGTTTTTCAGTCAGGTATTAATCTATATCACAAGGTTTATTAACAGTATTTTGGCTGTAGTTCCCCTTTTAGTTTAtgcttcttatatatatatatatatatatatatatatattttgtcacttGACTAggctgttaccatagcaacagtaACGTATTAGAACAAGCATATTCatataaatctgtaaaaaactaatcaaaaccttctgaccaatcagaatccagaactcaaACAGCGCTGGGATGTCACAACTCCTCCCAGTGACTGTGACTTAATGATCAATATGTTCTGTCAAATGATGTTTGAAACTGATCCAATATGTTTATTGACATTTGGAAATTTAGCTATGGAAAATtgaacgtgcacacacacacacacacacacagacagcggTGGTAGTGCGGGTTGTAGCAGGTTGTTGGTTACAGGATACAGAGAGGCTGCTTGGAAATGGTGTGTGTCAGCATTGTTTAGTCTGTGATTCAtagctatttgtgtgtgtgtgtgtgtgtgtgtttggtatctGATTGAGATATTTTTAAGACGACGCGGCTTCCTAAACAAACACATCACATGGAATGACTCACACTAAATACAGCCTATTATTACatttctgtgctgtgtgtgtgtgtgtgtttagggggCATTGGTGCATAGCATAGCTTCATAGTTTGTACTTTAACcacactgtgttctgtgtggaaAGAGTGTTACGACAACAATAATTTACTTCTTAacaactagagagagagagagagagagagagatggtgagacagagacagacagagaaagaagacagacagagaataaaacagtaaaaaggacaaagaaagagacagaaagacatatGGTGCAGGgtggagtgagagacagagtgagacagaaagatagagtgAGGGAGTCAGAATGAGAGTGACATATAGTAAGACTTGCAAAgctagagagagaaatggagatgagacagacagacagacaaaaacagagtGAGACccactgagagaaacagagatgagagagagagagagagagagacatgggaAGAGTGAGATAGATAATAAGATGgtgagacagagtgaaagagaacaaggatagagagagacagagtgaaagagagtaaAGATAGAGAGACATGCAGAGCGTCTCTGAGCGTCTCTCCCCGACCCCGGTGTCCCCCAGCAGGAGCTCGGCTGTGTTCAGTCTGAGAGCTGATAGGGAtcagggaggagggaggagggtgATGGGTGGAGGGTAGCAGGGCGGCTGTGTCTCATTTCTGTAGATTACACCCTGCAGTAATTACCAGtctttaaacaggaagtgagcagGAAGAGAATGGCATGGCCCCTCTGTCTCTGGCCCGGGGTGTCAAGGTCATGCGGTTCAGAGAGTCGCCACGGCTGTGTCCCAAACGCACTCCAGCTGTGTCCCAAACGCACTCCAGCTGTGTCCCAAACGCTCACATTCCACAGTAGAATTCATCACCATAAACTCTGAACATAGTTGTAAGTCCATTTCCCACCGTAAACGGTCATTTTATTGACTTTATTATTAGTTATAGACTTGTTTTCTAGTGTTCTTACAATGTTTGTGGCTAAGGACAGATGTGTatttcccataatgcactgcacaTCATAGAATTGTGTAAATATTGCATATGAAGTGAAGAAATTCTTTAAATCTCGAATGTGAACTGTTCCTAAATCAGTTTGGAACACAGCCACTAACAGAAAGCTCGTAGCGAAGCTAATTATACTCCAGAGCCGGACAAGTGGCTTTCGCGTTTTTGAAGTCATTTCCTGTGTGTTGCCTGTTTTACTTCTTTCCCTCCCccgacacacacataaaacacacacacacacgcacacacacgtacacacacacacacttcctgtctttCCCTCAGAGACAGTGACGTAATCAGGGATTCGCTCATTTtccagtgtggagtgtgtgtgaagaacaTTAAAGTTTTGCTTCTGTGGGAAAACTGGAGACGTCCaaatcagagcacacacacacatacacacacacacatacacatacacacacacacatacacacacatacacacacacacgtgcatggGCTGGAGagttgccacacacacacacacacacacgtgcatggGCTGGAGagttgccacacacacacacacacacatgtgcatggGCTGGAGagttgccacacacacacacacacacacacacacacacatatagtttGTGTTTAGTTTCTGAGTGTTTAGAGCATGAATGTTCAGCACCTCATAATGTATATGTACGTATCTGTACAGACCATGATTCAGTGATTAGTAGCTACAGGAgtgtttagtgtctcagtgtttaacttctgagtgtttagtgtctcagtgttaaccttctgagtgtttagtgtctcagtgtttaacttctgagtgtttagtgtctcagtgtttaacttctgagtgtttagtgtctcagtgtttaacttctgagtgtttagtgtctgagtgtttagtgtctcagtgttaaccttctgagtgtttagtgtctcagtgtttaacttctgagtgtttagtgtctcagtgttaaccttctgagtgtttagtgtctcagtgtttaacttcTGAGTGTTTAGTGACTCAGTGTTTAGTGTCTCGGTGTTTAACttatgagtgtttagtgtttcggtgtttagtgtctcagtgtttaacttctgagtgtttagtgtctcGGTGTTTAGTGTCTCGGTGTTTAACttatgagtgtttagtgtttcggtgtttagtgtctcagtgtttaacttctgagtgtttagtgtctcagtgtttaacttctgagtgtttagtgtttggcTTTTAAGTGTTTAGTGTCTCGGTGTTTAACttctgagtgtttagtgtctcagtgtttaacttctgagtgtttagtgtctcagtgttaaccttctgagtgtttagtgtctgagtgtttaacttctgagtgtttagtgtctcagtgtttaacttctgagtgtttagtgtctcagtgtttaacttctgagtgtttagtgtctgagtgtttaacttctgagtgtttagtgtctcagtgtttaacttctgagtgtttagtgtctcagtgtttaacttcTGAGTGTTTAACttctgagtgtttagtgtctgagtgtttagtgtctcagtgtttaacttctgagtgtttagtgtctgagtgtttaacttctgagtgtttagtgtctgagtgtttagtgtctcagtgtttaacttctgagtgtttagtgtctgtgtttaacttctgagtgtttagtgtctcagtgtttaacttctgagtgtttagtgtctcagtgtttaacttcTGAGTGTTTAACttctgagtgtttagtgtctgagtgtttaacttctgagtgtttagtgtctcagtgtttaacttcTAAGTGattagtgtctgagtgtttaACTTCTGAGTGTTTAACttctgagtgtttagtgtctcagtgtttaacttctgagtgtttagtgtctgagtgtttaacttctgagtgtttagtgtttcggtgtttagtgtctcagtgtttaacttatgagtgtttagtgtttcggtgtttagtgtctgagtgtttaacttatgagtgtttagtgtctcGGTGTTTAACttctgagtgtttagtgtctcagtgtttaacttctgagtgtttagtgtttggcTTTTAAGTGTTTAGTGTCTCGGTGTTTAACttctgagtgtttagtgtctcagtgtttaacttctgagtgtttagtgtctgagtgtttagtgtctgagtgtttggtgtctcagtgtttaacttctgagtgtttagtgtctcagtgtttaacttctgagtgtttagtgtctcGGTGTTTAACttatgagtgtttagtgtttcgGTGTTTAGTGTCTCAATGTTTAACttctgagtgtttagtgtctcGGTGTTTAACttctgagtgtttagtgtctcagtgtttaacttctgagtgtttagtgtttggcTTTTAAGTGTTTAGTGTCTCGGTGTTTAACttctgagtgtttagtgtctcagtgtttagcTTCTGAATgtttagtgtttcagtgtttgatTTGAGTGTTTATTGTCTCAATGTTTAACttctgagtgtttagtgtctcagtgtttaacttctgagtgtttagtgtctcagtgtttggCTTTTAAGTGTTTAGTGTCTCGGTGTTTAACttctgagtgtttagtgtctcagtgtttagcTTCTGAATgtttagtgtttcagtgtttgatTTGAGTGTTTATTGTCTCAAtgtttagtgtctcagtgtttagtgtgtcaTCTTCTCAGCTGTAATCATTCCCTCTCAGTGATTCcctctcagtgtttatcagCTACTGGTGTGTTTGTTGTCCGAGAGTTTTGGATGTCTCACTGTTTACCTTCTGAGTGTTTGGCTTCTTAACATTTAGCATCTGAGTCTTTAACTTCTCAATGTTTAGCTTCAGAGTATTGAGATTGTGAGTGTTTAACttttcagtgttagtgtttagatTCAGAGTGTTTGGCTCCCAGTATAAGCGGCTCCCAGTGTTTAGCTTCTCTTTGTTTAAATCCTATGTTTATATTCTCAGTCTTTAGCTTCTAGGTCTTTGGTTTCTCAGTGTTTGGATTTGTAATGTGTAGCTTCAGTGCATCATAGTGTTTACCTTCTCTGGGTTTATCTTCTCATTCTTTCAGTGGAAATTAATgtgaatattttgttatttagttCATATTGTCAGATCATGTGAAACAGCTCCACTTGTATTCAGGCAAAAACAATCGATCTCTGTTCAGCATATTTTATTAATAGCtaaaaagtaagaaaaatcCACTTTTACTGATGCAAAAGTTAATTGATTATTGATCAGACGAGTATGATGCAGggttatcagtgtgtgtgtgacctgacAGCATGTCTAACACactatctgtatgtgtgtgtgtttcaggagtgtgaggtgagtaACAGGAAGTGTGATgagggtcgtgtgtgtgtgacagagagacagaagacaACAGAATGAATCCTGTGAGGAAAGACATGGAGCTGCTGAGCAACAGCATGGCCACCTACGCTCACATTACAGGTgtgtatcaaacacacacacacaaagttgaATTCCAGTTATTATTGACTTTTCAGCATCAGAGATTTTATCCTTATCTAATTTGCTCTGAATTTTGTGGAACATCCAGGAAACAAGTTAGCTCTTGTTATTTAGATCAGCTAGAAACAAATATCCTCTCCCTTCCTATAGAATAAGAGTCCCCCCAAAAATACTGAGAGCTAACAGTTAcagagctctgacactggagactcctttcataaatgatttttaaagtGTATACTCCATTTATGATGAGATTTAGATTATATGGTGCTTTCTCCGTACAGGACAGTGTTATTATATACGgttatatttactgtatgtaaaACCTCCAGAAATCTGATAAAATCCTAGCTCATAAATCATAGTGTCAGACTATCTTGTGTTTTTTAAGACCAGTTATATTGATGTTATGGAAATGCCATAGAGATGGATTTGATTCGTAGAGATGATTCGTTATAAAGAATAATTTCCAAAGAATGAATCGTTCAGGAGGCTGAATAAATGCTGAATGATTGTTCCAGGTTGTGTAAAtcacatatacaccgatcagccaaaacattattaaaacatcacctgcccaatattgtgctgacccgttgaggcatggacccCACTgaatccctgaaggtgtgctgtggtatctggcaccaagatgttagcagcagaagTCGTTATGAGTTTGGAGGTGTggtctccatggatcggacttgtttgtccagcacatcccacagacgctcgtttggattgagatctggggaattttggaggcggagtcaacacctcaaactgaaatctgtaaaagaaaacatgatccATCAGACCAgcccaccttcttccattgctctgtggtccagttctactgctcacgtgcccatagttactgctttcagtggtgcacaggggtcagcataggcactctgactggtctgcggctatgcaacttcatacgcaacaaacttgtagagcactgtgtattctgacagctttctatcagaaccagcattaagttcttcagcaatttgagcaacagtagctcatctgttggatcggatcacacgggccagccttcaccccccatgtacatcagtgagcctcaaccacccatgaccttgtcaccggttcaccgttccttccttggaccacttttgatagatactgaccactgcagaccgggaacaccccacaaaagctgcagttttggagatgctctgatccagtggtctagccatcacaatttggccctttgtcaaactcactcaaatccttacacttgtccatttttcctgcttctaacacatcaactttgaggacaaaatgttgacttgctgcctaatatatcccacccactaacaggtgccatgatgaggagatcatcagtcttattcacttcacctctcactgctcacagtgttatggttGATCGGTGTAGCTTCGTATTGAAAAGTTAACGTTTGAAATTGTGTCATCttccacacagagaacacagagagcttTGCGCTCTACTTCATGCTGGGCGTGTGTTTCGGGCTGCTCCTGGCTCTGACGCTCCTCATCCTGGGCTTCGCCTGCAGACCAAGAAGAAACGCCGTGAAGAAAGCTTCCTCCTCTGAGCAGAAACGTCTTAAAGAATCCAACGAGGAAGACGAGGAGGAACGACTGGGTAAGAGCGATGcggaaggagaggaagaggtgCCCGATGTCACCGTAGCACCTGTATGCGAGCAGAACCAATCCAACGGTACCATCAGCAGCGTGAACGTTTTCTCTTCGGCCGACGAGCTGGAAAGAGCTCGCCGTTTAGAGGAGCGCGAACGCATCGTCAGAGAAATCTGGAGAAACGGACAGCCGGATCTTCTGACCAACGGGACGGGAACGCTCGGCCGCGTGCACTATCACTAGCGATGTATAAAAGATGATTTTGATACAATATACTGTACAGCGAATATTTTGCACTTATTTTTGAGACTAACCCTGATACAAGTCTCGTATATTTTGTACACGTTTAAGAATAAACCTTTTATACGACAGAGTGTCTGTTTATACTTTATGATGTCTCTgtggaatttaaaaataaagctcCTTTCAGCTCACTCAGCATCCTGTTGGATCCCACGCTCAGGCAGAAAACTTCACCCCTCATTTCTCAGGCTTGCACTTCCTGTCGCTGCTCTCCCACTGTGTAACAGAAACAAATCTCCTCCCTAGAGGACATTAAAAAGATTTCAGATGTCAAAGCATTTGCTCTAAAGTTCCACCAAAGACACGTACCAGTTTCCtgtgtgctgctgaattctgccTTCTGATTGGCTCTGGTTTAATAATTCATCACATCAGCACATCATCCTGGGAACGAGGCAGGAATGCACACACTTATTCAGGAGTCATCATTCCAGCTACTGGGAAGTGGGAAGAAACCTGTAAAcgtggaggaaacccacaaggAGACGATGGGGATCTCCACACAGAGACTGAGCCAAAACCTCATAATATAGATTTAGAGCTAACTTCATGAGCACCCATTTATCTTACGattttttaaacacaatcaTTTAACCCTTTCATTCACAGCATCCAGACTTCCATAACCTCCAGATAGCTGCTGATTTTTATTCCTCTGAATCCTGACTCTTCTCAGTCTCAGCACAGCTCTCTAAACTTGGTAACGAACATTAGCTTTCCTAAATAATAAAGCATGTAACTTCAGAGCTATACTGCCTATTTGTTAAACCAAATCTAAATCAGTTTAATAAAcaattctgtattttttattattatttacattatttcctgtccagtgtcacccaaatgaggatgtggTTCCcatctgagcctggttcctctaaaggtttcttcctcatgtcatgtATTGAGTTTTTCCCTGCTCATTAGGGCTAAAatgttataattatttattttttctatatgtCTAtacttctctaaagctgctttgagatgaCATCCATTGTTGAAAGCTCTATGCAAATACATTGAACTGTACTAAAAGTTACACATGCTTTACTTCTCAGAAGGAATGTTTAGAGGTTTTATGCCAGGAACAGTGCAATGTTTTTTTAGAATTTGAAATCTTTAATGCATGactgaatatttaaataagctagcttttattttagagtaaaataatagaaagcatcattttctctctctggagAACGATACAGACATGTAGAGAAAAACTCGGTAAACGTTAAAGTGCTCAATACATCTAGCgtttttcactttattattcGAGAGCTGATGGTTTGAACCACCGAACCCAGGGTTGCTGACGAGGCCCAGCTTGGGTCCAGCTGTCACAACTCAGAGTTAACTGCAGATGCTATCAATGTTTGCGTTAAGTGGCGAGATTAGAGCTGACCCGTTCCCATGACATTCGGCATGTAATGGCTAACAGCTGTTTCGCATTTAACAAGTCGTCTACAAACACAAAAGACGGCTCTAAGTAAACCGAGAAAGAGAGGggatttttattattgaaatgGGAACGAGGAGAGACAGAAATGAGAAGAAGCATTGTCTGAACAGTATAAACGGAACAAAACCAGCTTTAGAAATGTcactgcaaataaaaaaaaaaggtggaggTCTACAAAACGGAGCGGAAAACGTTTCTTCAATCAGACCGactatgattattattattattattattatggctcATTAGTCTCAGGATTACAGAACTCTAGTTACACAAACCGTGTAGCAGCTGTAAAACATGTTCGGTCCGTCGAAAATCCTCAGCTGTGTTTTTGCATCCTTCTGACACACAATAATGACTAAAACCAGTTTGGGGTCCTgactacatttttttctttttttttttatagtatatatgtttaaaaaaaaatctatataagcAATTATGATCATTTACAAAGCAACAGAgtgaacaaaaaatatatatcaaagcAATTCAGGgcatgagtgaaagaaatccCACTAGAGTTTTAACTCTTGACTTATTTATCACGAATCAGTTAAAAATACACAGTGGAAGCGTTTCGGAGGGGAAACGGCTCGGCGATTAACGTCAACGGGATGAACAGGACAAGTTAAAATGAAGAGATCTGTACAACACACCGAGatagaaggaggaggaggaggaaggaggaggaaggaggaaggaggctGGGGGACACAGAGGGAAGTgagcaagaaaaaacaaacctaactttaaaacaagaacaaaaacacaacacttcACTGCAGTTCCCGTCTCTAAGGCACAAATGCGCATCTCCATTGCAcgttataaaataaagaaaaacaaagaaaataaatgtcatgTACACACAGACAGCATCCTGCACATTCCAGTTAGACTTGAGTAGACTGGAGCTGCTAGGtctaaaattacaataaaaaaaaaaacaaaatcaaacaaataacCAGAAAgccttttgttttaaatgtgagATGGAATAAGCTGAGCAGAACAGCGCTCCATCTGTACAACACACCTGTGTTTGGGGACTGCAGTGATGGATcaactaatatttatttatttatttaaaaaaaaaaaaaaaaaaaaaaagtgggtgtggtctaGGGTTTAGAGGTGGAGCTCTCTGCGGTTTTCTCGTCGTCTTTCAGCCCGTGTTCAGCTCCGTCATCAGGCAGCTCTCCCTCCTCCGTGGCTCCCTGGAACATGTCGTGGGTCCACTTGGGGCTGCCGCTGCTACCACCGGCACCTGCACCTCCTCTGCGAACATTAAAGGAGCCGCCTCTAGTGCGCGGGTACATTCCCCGCCCACGGCCACGCCCATCCACCCACTTCAACTCTCCCTCACGGTCACGGTCATCGTGCTGCACAGAGACAGGAAAGGATGCTGGTCATTTAAAATGAAGGTTGAAAGATtaattcaggtgtgtgtgtgggctgtaaATACCTGGTAGTACTTCCTGCTCTTAGGGGTGTATTCAGGGTCCCACTCCTCCTCCTGGGGGCGCACTGGCCCGCCAATATTTGCAGGGTTTccgttgttattgttgttgggGTAATTTCCTCTGTTCCATCCCCTTCCTCTCATTCTAGGCTGCAAACCAAAAagtcattaattatttattgacatcatcctcctcctcctcttgtcCTGTCAGCTTACTATGAAAAGGTTCCTTCAAGCTGGATTTAGATTTCAGCAGacttttaaaaatcattatttctcaCAATGTCCAGGATCCCAATAAGATCTATAACTGTGTTCTCCGTGTCAGATAataccatcacactcctctagcCATAGAGCTTCCTTTAAAACAGCTCCTAAAAGACAGTTGTGAATTCTCCAATATCTAAGCTTTCACTGGTGATCAATGTTTTCAGATGGAACTTTCATCATCAACTTTATTACGTAAACACTCAGACTTACAAATCCCCGGTCGTATCCCCCACGTCCTCTATCGTATCCGGTCCGGTCGAATCCTCCACGCTCGtaccctcctcttcctctctcgtAGCCTCCTCTCTCCATGTGGCCCCCCTCATAATCCCGGGGGTACTCGCGCGGCCCCAGGCGGGACTTATCGAAGCCCCCTTTCTCCATGTGCTCCATCTCCTCGCCGTGGTACTCTCTGGATCTGTACGTGTggggtgaggaagaggaagaggacgaggaggaggaaggagaacGCTCACGCTTCTTCTtgcttttcctttaaaaaacaaacaacaaaataagGTCAAAACCAATCACCTAAATCAAGGTCATTCATTTCAGACTGAACTGTGGAAGCAAACCTGATAACCGGGCGGTCATTAAAACATGGCTGCAAAACATTCATAGCTAGCGAACTAAATGAAACAGAACCTGATATTAAGATAATATACTGTAACTAGTGATGGAGACCTACTTGTTAGATCCTTGACATAGATAGATTTATATAACATGCACCATATTACACTGCTCAGTACTGCGGAACTCTCAAATCTgaatttttctataacagcagttcCAACCtctaaaggatacttttgatagatactgaccactgcagaccaggaacaccctacaagagctgcagtgtttggagatgctctgatccagtggtctagccatcacaacttggTCCTTCGTCCAACTCACTCAAAttcttactcttgcccatttttcctgcttctaacatcaactttgaggacaaaacgtttacttgctgcctaatatatcccacccactaacaccGACCTGGGCATTTTACGGCCCACGAGCCACATCCGGTCCTTTGGACATCCCTGTCGGGCCCGCATTAAGTCAgtcataaacataaatgaacaaGTATTTATGCTGTGCACGCAATACAACTAtgttacttttattttgaaaagcctGGCGTTTTATTATTTCCGTATGGATGTGCGTGTCTGAACAGTAACAGGTGATGCTGCACGTTAATGCTGGTCAGATACCCCTAAAAATGTCAGctcccattaaaaaaataaaagttgatTCCGAATGCCGTGTTTTCAACAAGACATggactgcaaaatatttatttacagaaatcaaaGGTAAAGCCGTGTGCTTAGTTTGTGGTACACAGGTCGCTGAAAGATTACAATCTGAATCGCCACTACGTGACCAAACACAAGGAGAAATACAAGAACTTGTCTGATGAAGAGCGTGCAAGAGTCGGAGGCTATGCTAGCCATGCTGCAAACCCGACAAAGACTTTTTACAAAACTTCCCACACCCAGAGATGCAGCTGTCAAGACAACTTACGTCATCTCTCACAAAATCACTAGAAAAAGTAAAGCGTTTTCTGACAGAGAGTTTATTAAGGAGTGTATGGTGGACTCTGCTGCCCTGATATGCCCAGAGAAAAAGGGAGCATTCGAGAACGTGCCCCTTTCCTGACACGCTGTAACGACAAGGGTTGAGGACATCGCAGGAAATCTGGAGCTTCAGCTGAGGAACAGAGTGGTCAACTTTGACTATTTTTTACTGGCTCTGGATGCAAGCTGCGATTTACGTGACACTGCCCAGCTACTCAACATCTTACGTAGGATCAGTGCAGACTTCAAAATCACGGAAGAGCTGGCAGCCATGCAGTCAATGaaaggaacaacaacaacaggtaGTGATGTCTTCACGGACGTAAATGCATGTTTGGACAAACTGGGACTGAAATGGGACAAGCTGGCAGGTGTGACAACTGATGGTTGTCCAAATCTGACGGGGGAAAATGTTGGGACTTTTAAAGAGAATTCAGGATAAAGTGACAGAAATGAACCCTGAGcagtaaaatgaactgaaaacaaGCACTTACTGCTTTCTGAATGAAGTTGAGCAGTTGCTTATCTTtaacataatgcaaaacatcttttcagtatttgtgaagattaacaagttgaaaataaaatgaaagtgaTGCAATGATagcttttgttttaaactgtttattacttttatatctatatattctaattattttcctctttgacCTACACAACAATTCATGaatttacataaacatttacagaatATCCTTATTCTTCTAATTACCAGTAGCAGctaatcaaaatatataatttattgctttttgTGGCCCCCTGTAGAAATTAATTGCCCAGCCCtgcactaacaggtgccatgatgagatcatcagtcttattcacgtcacctctcagtggtcacaATTTTATGTCTGACCGGTGTATGATTTGTATTGTGGtgaagtgtttattgtgttccgTTATGTCCATGTAAAACTTACTTGGACTTCTTATGCTTGGAGGACTTTTCAGGAGAGAGTTCTCGGCTGGGGGTGCGCGACCCGGCTGAGCCTTTACCCCCCTCACGTTTGGGGTATTTTTTACGTCGCTCAATATCCAAACGCAGGTCCATTGACTCTCCTTCGTATTTTTTAGCATAATCCTGCAGAGACACAGTGACGCACTTTAACATTAATATACATCATtgtcacatcaacacaaacTCAGTATGCACTAAATCCTGACTGAGGTTCATCAAGAGATTATAATCTCAGCAGTACTAGAATGGGAAATATAAAagcatataaatatatttacagacTTCCAA comes from Hemibagrus wyckioides isolate EC202008001 linkage group LG14, SWU_Hwy_1.0, whole genome shotgun sequence and encodes:
- the eva1bb gene encoding eva-1 homolog Bb; translation: MNPVRKDMELLSNSMATYAHITENTESFALYFMLGVCFGLLLALTLLILGFACRPRRNAVKKASSSEQKRLKESNEEDEEERLGKSDAEGEEEVPDVTVAPVCEQNQSNGTISSVNVFSSADELERARRLEERERIVREIWRNGQPDLLTNGTGTLGRVHYH